One genomic window of Punica granatum isolate Tunisia-2019 chromosome 1, ASM765513v2, whole genome shotgun sequence includes the following:
- the LOC116192117 gene encoding E3 ubiquitin-protein ligase RNF185, with product MASGFGESASRPPQSPSCSSNSNNNEAAGNFECNICFDLAQDPIVTLCGHLFCWPCLYKWLHYHSQSKECPVCKALVEEEKLVPLYGRGKTSTDPRSKSIPGLNIPNRPAGQRPETAPPPPDPNHFHQHGFGFMGGLGGFGGFAPMATTRFGNFTLSAAFSGLIPSLFNVQVHGFPDAGMFGPSAGLPYGYPNTFHGAHMHAHHHHHHHHHRGGQRNQDIYLKRLLMLIGFFVLLALVWN from the coding sequence ATGGCAAGTGGTTTTGGGGAATCAGCGAGCAGGCCACCCCAAAGTCCATCTTGCTCAAGCAACAGCAACAACAATGAAGCTGCTGGTAACTTTGAGTGCAACATCTGTTTCGACTTGGCCCAAGACCCAATTGTGACCTTGTGCGGGCACCTCTTCTGCTGGCCCTGCCTCTACAAGTGGCTCCATTACCACTCGCAATCCAAGGAATGCCCGGTCTGCAAGGCCCTTGTGGAGGAGGAGAAGCTGGTCCCGCTCTATGGCCGTGGAAAGACTTCCACTGACCCGAGATCGAAGTCCATCCCTGGCCTCAACATCCCGAACCGGCCTGCTGGCCAGAGGCCCGAGACCGCTCCTCCGCCACCTGATCCAAACCATTTCCACCAGCATGGATTTGGTTTCATGGGCGGATTGGGTGGGTTTGGTGGCTTCGCCCCAATGGCGACCACAAGGTTCGGGAACTTCACATTGTCTGCAGCCTTCAGTGGGCTAATCCCGTCTCTATTTAATGTCCAAGTCCATGGATTCCCAGATGCTGGAATGTTTGGCCCATCTGCGGGGTTGCCTTACGGGTACCCGAACACATTCCATGGAGCCCACATGCACGCCCACCATCACCACCACCATCATCACCACAGAGGCGGCCAGCGTAATCAGGACATTTACCTGAAGAGACTACTCATGCTTATCGGGTTCTTCGTCCTCCTCGCCCTTGTTTGGAATTGA